In the genome of Microbacterium saperdae, one region contains:
- a CDS encoding tyrosine-type recombinase/integrase: protein MSTPEPTAPLPVPPIGVKVTTDLERRASGIRARARWIDPHTRKRVTRALVVPDENAAEEFFQYLQASAELGIDKRILFSDYVEMIGDRWQRGLDPTSTVDGYKLGLRLRVLPALGHLPLSQITAGMIDRTIDQWETQHSASTIKNTIAPLVRVLDEAVRDDLLPSNPARNRSRRSLGKSALNLNEYDQSPRVHALKDLAALTTLADRCGEVHQSYSDFVMLCALLAARGSEISGLQVGDIDWDQRIVTIRRQTYPGAGGLVTKQTKGRDIRHVPILQALTPVLERLTADREPDERLLTGPRGGVLTTASVRDATKWDQLVTDLELTSLTRHGLRHTGATWLADAGIPLHVLQGILGHKSIETTRGYLHPDTRHLADAAARANAFLDGQESPTREAPIKTRRAAAPGR, encoded by the coding sequence ATGAGCACGCCTGAACCGACCGCACCTCTGCCGGTGCCGCCGATCGGGGTGAAGGTCACCACCGACCTTGAACGCCGTGCCTCGGGGATCCGTGCTCGCGCCCGCTGGATCGACCCCCACACCCGCAAACGGGTCACCCGCGCGCTCGTCGTCCCCGACGAGAACGCCGCCGAAGAGTTCTTTCAATACCTGCAGGCCTCCGCCGAACTCGGGATCGACAAACGCATCCTCTTCTCCGACTACGTCGAGATGATCGGCGACCGGTGGCAGCGGGGCCTTGACCCGACGTCCACCGTCGACGGCTACAAGCTCGGACTCCGCCTCCGCGTCCTCCCCGCCCTCGGGCACCTGCCACTGTCACAGATCACGGCCGGGATGATCGATCGCACCATCGACCAGTGGGAAACCCAGCACTCCGCGTCAACCATCAAGAACACCATCGCACCCCTCGTCCGCGTCCTCGACGAAGCCGTCCGCGACGACCTCCTACCCAGCAACCCCGCCCGCAACCGGTCCCGACGCTCCCTCGGGAAATCAGCCCTCAACCTGAACGAGTACGACCAATCACCGCGCGTCCACGCGCTCAAGGATCTCGCGGCCCTCACGACCCTCGCGGATCGGTGTGGGGAGGTGCATCAGAGCTATTCCGACTTCGTAATGCTCTGCGCCCTCCTCGCCGCCCGCGGCTCCGAGATCTCCGGCCTCCAAGTCGGCGACATCGACTGGGATCAACGGATCGTCACGATCCGCCGCCAAACCTACCCAGGCGCAGGCGGGCTCGTCACCAAGCAAACCAAGGGACGAGACATCCGGCACGTCCCCATCCTGCAAGCGCTCACCCCCGTGCTTGAGCGCCTCACCGCAGACCGTGAGCCTGACGAACGGCTACTGACCGGACCCCGCGGTGGCGTGCTCACTACCGCCTCCGTCAGGGACGCGACGAAATGGGATCAGCTCGTCACCGATCTTGAACTGACGAGCCTCACCCGGCACGGCCTCCGGCACACCGGAGCAACCTGGCTCGCCGACGCCGGCATCCCGCTACACGTCCTCCAGGGCATTCTCGGCCACAAGTCCATCGAGACCACCCGCGGCTACCTGCACCCCGACACCAGGCACCTCGCCGATGCCGCGGCCCGCGCGAACGCGTTCCTCGACGGGCAAGAAAGCCCCACCCGCGAGGCTCCTATCAAGACGCGTCGGGCAGCGGCTCCCGGGCGATGA
- a CDS encoding ATP-binding protein, whose translation MGQHTSPKKLYSTVLVEDGSGRKNRKTRERAARQVIAREQAEQRQAVKAKVAAERAEARSTNYLPKGGEPGAAALRAYRGFRVPAHQDTSAALQGAYPFLAEGGLGSQGVFVGQDMYSGGSFVYDPWVLYQRGIITAPNLVLAGIVGSGKSSLAKALYTRSIPFGRRVYVPGDPKGEHTAVAEAVGGKAIVLGHGLRNRLNPLDEGYRPGGLSDAEWASTVASRRRDLIGALAETVLERSLSPLEHTVIDIALQAVVASNDVPILPMVVDRILTPDPTDDDRLAEDGRMVGHALRRLVSGDLQGLFDGPSTVTFDPTLPMITLDLSRVVENSTLISVLMTCSSAWMESALLDPNGGQRWVVYDEAWRLMSHPALLKRMDAHWRLARHYGIANLLIFHKLTDLDNVGDHGSAMRSLANSLLANAESRIIYRQESDQIGTTGKTLGLTGTEQKLLPSLGTGQGLWRIKESSYVVQHQLHPDELRAFDTTQRMTQNPREFADPERSGGLS comes from the coding sequence ATGGGACAACACACCAGCCCGAAGAAGCTCTACTCCACCGTCCTTGTCGAGGACGGCAGCGGCCGGAAGAACCGTAAGACCCGGGAACGTGCCGCCCGGCAGGTCATCGCTCGGGAGCAGGCCGAGCAGCGGCAAGCGGTGAAGGCGAAGGTCGCCGCGGAACGTGCCGAGGCGAGGTCGACGAACTATCTCCCTAAAGGCGGCGAGCCGGGGGCGGCGGCGCTCAGGGCGTATCGGGGGTTTCGGGTGCCTGCGCATCAGGACACCTCGGCGGCGTTGCAGGGCGCGTACCCGTTCCTCGCCGAAGGCGGTCTCGGGTCTCAGGGTGTGTTCGTGGGGCAGGACATGTACTCCGGCGGATCCTTCGTGTACGACCCGTGGGTGCTGTACCAGCGGGGCATCATCACGGCGCCCAACCTCGTCCTCGCCGGCATCGTCGGCAGTGGGAAATCCTCCCTCGCCAAGGCGCTCTACACCCGCAGCATCCCGTTCGGTCGCCGCGTGTACGTCCCCGGTGACCCGAAGGGCGAGCACACGGCTGTCGCTGAGGCAGTCGGTGGGAAGGCGATCGTCCTCGGCCATGGCCTCCGGAACCGTCTCAACCCGCTCGATGAGGGCTACCGGCCCGGCGGGCTCTCTGACGCGGAGTGGGCGTCCACAGTCGCGTCTCGTCGCCGGGATCTGATCGGCGCGTTAGCGGAGACCGTCCTTGAGCGGTCGTTGTCGCCGTTGGAGCACACGGTCATCGATATCGCCCTCCAAGCCGTGGTCGCCAGTAACGATGTGCCGATCCTGCCGATGGTCGTCGACCGCATCCTCACCCCCGACCCCACAGATGACGACCGCCTTGCCGAGGACGGGCGGATGGTCGGCCACGCGCTGCGTCGCCTCGTCTCCGGCGACCTCCAAGGCCTCTTCGACGGCCCTTCCACGGTGACGTTTGATCCGACGTTGCCGATGATCACTCTCGACCTGTCCCGTGTCGTCGAAAACTCCACGTTGATCTCGGTGCTGATGACGTGCTCGTCGGCGTGGATGGAGTCCGCGCTGCTGGACCCGAACGGCGGGCAACGGTGGGTCGTCTACGACGAGGCGTGGCGACTGATGTCCCACCCGGCGTTGTTGAAGCGGATGGACGCGCACTGGCGACTCGCCCGTCATTACGGGATCGCGAACCTACTGATCTTCCACAAGCTCACCGACCTCGACAACGTCGGCGACCACGGATCCGCCATGCGCTCCCTCGCCAACAGCCTCCTCGCGAACGCGGAATCGCGGATCATCTACCGGCAAGAATCCGACCAGATCGGCACCACCGGCAAGACCCTCGGACTCACCGGCACCGAACAGAAACTCCTCCCATCCCTCGGGACCGGGCAGGGGCTGTGGCGGATCAAAGAATCCTCATACGTCGTTCAACATCAGTTGCACCCTGATGAGCTGCGGGCCTTCGACACGACCCAGCGGATGACCCAGAATCCCCGCGAGTTCGCGGATCCTGAGCGCTCTGGAGGCCTGTCTTGA
- a CDS encoding type IV secretory system conjugative DNA transfer family protein, with the protein MSGPVQAKPANDLFINLTLGALVTAAAFTGILRVAGSVAAFLTGLPEPSGGFTTGLAVLATPADPGAALGAEGLNPFAYWAVVTLFLGVLGTAAFFVVRAVHRSRSKTDPHRLAGTATAAEVARVASSKALVKKAATLRPSLTEKPHPEEVGYLLGTGKGGQVWATVEDSIFLIGPPRSGKGLHVVINAILDAPGAVITTSTRPDNLTATLKAREEKGKVAVFDPQQLAPGLPAGMRWSPVRGCQDPLTAMIRAKGLATATGFGGVQDAGFWEGKTTAAIQALLHAAALDGRDAKTLYQWALNPTLAADAVRVLSSHPGAAEGWADSLDAMVQADPRTRDSIWQGVSLAFSALADPRVLDAVSPGPGEEFDPEAFLLGNGTLYLLATGAGAGASSALVAAFIEDLVETARKIAARSPGARMDPPLLLALDEIGNLAPLPSLPTLMAEGGGTGITPLPVLQSLAQAREKWGENQANAIWDASIVKIILGGASNSRDLQDLSTLIGDRDETTDSITTDAYGSHSSQRSIRRVPILPPDVLRTLPFGTGVVMLRTARPIITNLRPWPSRTDAKQLRAGRSEIEQLLQSGTR; encoded by the coding sequence GTGTCTGGTCCTGTGCAGGCGAAACCCGCCAACGACCTCTTCATCAACCTCACCCTCGGAGCCCTCGTCACCGCCGCCGCATTCACCGGGATCCTCCGTGTCGCGGGCTCCGTCGCCGCGTTCCTCACTGGGCTTCCTGAACCGTCCGGCGGTTTCACGACCGGCCTCGCCGTCCTCGCCACCCCAGCAGACCCGGGTGCGGCGCTCGGCGCGGAAGGCCTGAATCCGTTCGCCTACTGGGCCGTCGTCACCCTGTTCCTCGGCGTGCTCGGTACCGCCGCATTCTTCGTGGTGCGAGCGGTGCACCGTTCCCGGTCGAAGACGGACCCGCACCGGCTCGCGGGCACTGCCACCGCCGCCGAGGTCGCCCGCGTCGCCTCATCGAAAGCACTGGTCAAGAAGGCCGCGACGTTGCGGCCCTCGCTCACCGAGAAGCCTCACCCCGAGGAAGTGGGGTATCTCCTCGGCACGGGAAAGGGCGGGCAGGTCTGGGCGACTGTCGAAGACAGCATTTTCCTCATCGGCCCGCCCCGCTCGGGGAAGGGGTTGCACGTGGTGATCAACGCGATCCTCGACGCCCCCGGAGCCGTCATCACCACCAGCACCCGTCCGGACAACCTCACCGCCACGCTGAAGGCACGGGAGGAGAAGGGGAAGGTAGCCGTGTTCGACCCCCAGCAGCTCGCCCCAGGGCTCCCTGCGGGGATGCGGTGGTCGCCGGTGCGGGGCTGTCAGGATCCGTTGACGGCGATGATCCGCGCGAAAGGCCTCGCCACGGCCACAGGGTTCGGCGGCGTCCAAGACGCCGGGTTCTGGGAAGGGAAGACCACCGCCGCGATCCAAGCCCTCCTTCATGCCGCCGCCCTCGACGGGAGGGACGCGAAAACCCTGTACCAGTGGGCGCTGAACCCGACCCTCGCCGCCGACGCCGTACGGGTGCTGTCCTCTCATCCGGGAGCTGCGGAGGGATGGGCAGATTCGTTGGATGCGATGGTGCAGGCAGACCCGCGGACGAGGGATTCGATCTGGCAGGGTGTGTCCCTCGCGTTCTCCGCCCTCGCGGACCCTCGCGTCCTGGACGCTGTCTCGCCGGGGCCGGGTGAGGAGTTCGATCCGGAGGCGTTTCTCCTCGGCAACGGGACCCTCTACCTCCTGGCCACCGGTGCGGGGGCTGGGGCGTCGTCGGCGCTGGTCGCGGCGTTCATCGAAGACCTCGTCGAAACCGCCCGGAAGATCGCCGCACGCTCACCCGGTGCGCGTATGGATCCGCCTCTGCTGCTCGCGTTGGATGAGATCGGGAACCTCGCACCCTTGCCCAGCCTGCCGACGTTGATGGCGGAAGGCGGCGGCACCGGCATCACCCCACTCCCAGTGCTGCAGTCCCTTGCCCAGGCGCGGGAGAAGTGGGGTGAGAACCAGGCGAACGCGATCTGGGACGCCTCCATCGTCAAGATCATCCTCGGCGGAGCCTCCAACAGCCGCGACCTGCAAGACCTCTCCACCCTCATCGGCGACCGCGACGAAACCACCGACAGCATCACGACCGACGCGTACGGGTCACACTCGTCGCAGCGGTCGATCCGCCGCGTCCCGATCCTGCCCCCGGACGTGCTCCGCACCCTCCCGTTCGGGACGGGAGTGGTGATGCTCCGCACCGCCCGCCCCATCATCACGAACCTGCGCCCCTGGCCATCCCGCACGGACGCGAAGCAGCTCCGGGCGGGCCGAAGCGAGATCGAGCAGTTGCTCCAGAGCGGTACCCGATAG
- a CDS encoding helix-turn-helix transcriptional regulator, with the protein MTEQPVDVLVSPLRNSHEVAAFLRVSESTLSRWRAEKKGPPFIRIGGVTRYRIEQVEHWLASLGTDEHA; encoded by the coding sequence ATGACCGAACAGCCAGTCGATGTGCTCGTCTCACCGCTACGAAACAGTCACGAGGTTGCCGCGTTTCTGCGGGTCTCGGAGTCGACGCTGTCGAGGTGGCGGGCCGAGAAGAAAGGTCCCCCGTTCATCCGGATCGGTGGCGTGACCAGGTACCGCATCGAACAGGTCGAGCACTGGCTCGCCTCGCTCGGCACCGATGAGCACGCCTGA
- a CDS encoding single-stranded DNA-binding protein — MTIRTKQSLSGFVTTDPELTFTSNGDARVYMRVGQPQARFEQDGTFTQLDPEFTDLVMFRRSAELAHEQFRKGDNFIAEGEARAYTGGDGTEREQFVASRIGHDNNLTRYTVDRTPPEREAPQQEAPVREQVQQALADREAQLDPEPPAATSAASVQRDAVAR, encoded by the coding sequence ATGACCATCCGCACCAAGCAGTCCCTCTCCGGGTTCGTCACCACGGACCCGGAGCTGACGTTCACGAGCAACGGTGACGCCCGCGTCTACATGCGTGTCGGGCAGCCTCAGGCCCGGTTCGAACAGGACGGCACATTCACCCAACTCGATCCGGAGTTCACCGACCTGGTGATGTTCCGGCGCTCCGCGGAGCTCGCGCATGAGCAGTTCCGCAAGGGAGACAACTTCATCGCCGAAGGCGAAGCCCGCGCCTACACCGGAGGCGACGGCACCGAACGAGAGCAGTTCGTCGCATCCCGGATCGGACACGACAACAACCTCACCCGCTACACCGTCGACCGCACCCCGCCAGAACGAGAAGCCCCGCAACAGGAGGCTCCGGTGCGGGAACAGGTGCAGCAGGCTCTCGCCGACCGCGAGGCGCAGCTCGACCCGGAGCCACCGGCGGCGACCAGCGCTGCGTCCGTGCAGCGCGACGCGGTCGCCCGATAA